One genomic window of Danio rerio strain Tuebingen ecotype United States chromosome 24, GRCz12tu, whole genome shotgun sequence includes the following:
- the LOC108181524 gene encoding uncharacterized protein — protein MPFSNNEKSARHRAKVNADPVARARYLAKRRESYQRRKREGKTKLSSVTELSKAKQDELRQKWRHYKRSHRMRIHNLSLHSCSELDVNPEWLQNFAPYSPGSEAEESKEVPVSSCSVVKQEPETVEIQWENVNSPPPAVSSDSEPNNAQSSAISITPPIMEKVHCSVKLTMTKLHCLLESKQEKIEALEKQFVTDKATIAGCHISHFWMGWLVRVCPPAVLSEQTAVVLLLTAEGTGGSR, from the exons ATGCCTTTTTCAAACAACGAGAAATCAGCTCGTCACAGAGCAAAGGTGAATGCTGATCCTGTTGCGAGAGCCAGATACCTTGCAAAAAGAAGAGAGAG CTATCAGCGAAGGAAGAGGGAAGGAAAGacaaaactttcttcagtcaCCGAACTCTCTAAAGCGAAACAGGATGAGTTGAGGCAGAAATGGAGACATTACAAGAGAAGTCACAGGATGAGGATTCACAATCTATCACTGCATTCCTG CTCTGAGCTGGATGTGAACCCTGAATGGCTGCAGAATTTTGCTCCATATTCCCCCGGCAGTGAGGCTGAGGAGAGCAAGGAGGTTCCTGTGAGCAGCTGCAGTGTGGTGAAACAGGAACCAGAGACTGTGGAAATCCAGTGGGAAAATGTGAACTCACCTCCACCAGCAGTGTCTTCTGATTCAGAGCCGAACAACGCTCAAAGCAGCGCCATTTCAA TAACACCTCCCATAATGGAAAAAGTACACTGCAGTGTTAAGCTGACCATGACCAAGCTCCACTGTCTGCTGGAAAGCAAACAGGAAAAGATTGAAGCTCTGGAGAAACAG TTCGTGACTGACAAAGCAACGATTGCCGGTTGCCACATAAGTCATTTTTGGATGGGATGGCTTGTGAGAGTGTGTCCACCTGCTGTCCTTTCAGAACAGACAGCTGTGGTCCTCTTGCTGACTGCTGAGGGTACCGGAGGATCTCGCTGA